The following proteins are co-located in the Gordonia polyisoprenivorans genome:
- a CDS encoding HAD hydrolase-like protein has translation MSRPDPTDPDTVLLVDLDGTITDSFTGIANSFRHALTAVGAPPAPEAVVAGIAGPPMIDTLRELGLDEATADEAMRAYRARYTDVGWLENSVFDGMDTLLGDLGASGRTLAVATSKNQTTARAILGHFGLAGHFRVIAGASDDGTRRHKPDVIAHALAQLDISLDPHTHRPSRPAVMIGDRSHDVEGAARFGIPTILVGWGYALAGERDAAAWSVDSMSDLREVLGV, from the coding sequence ATGTCCCGACCAGACCCCACTGATCCCGACACCGTTCTGCTCGTCGATCTCGACGGGACGATCACCGACAGTTTCACCGGGATCGCCAACAGTTTTCGGCACGCCCTGACCGCTGTCGGCGCGCCACCGGCACCCGAGGCGGTGGTGGCCGGGATCGCCGGACCGCCGATGATCGACACCTTGCGCGAGCTCGGCCTCGACGAAGCCACCGCGGATGAGGCGATGCGCGCCTATCGTGCCCGCTACACCGACGTCGGCTGGCTGGAGAACTCGGTGTTCGACGGCATGGACACACTTCTGGGTGATCTCGGCGCGTCGGGTCGGACGCTGGCTGTGGCGACGTCGAAGAACCAGACGACCGCGCGCGCCATCCTCGGCCATTTCGGCCTCGCCGGCCACTTCCGTGTCATCGCCGGGGCCAGCGACGACGGAACCCGCCGCCACAAACCCGACGTGATCGCCCACGCACTGGCACAATTGGACATATCGCTCGACCCGCACACACACCGACCCTCTCGTCCGGCGGTGATGATCGGCGACCGATCCCACGATGTCGAGGGCGCAGCCCGATTCGGCATCCCGACGATCCTCGTCGGATGGGGTTACGCTCTGGCCGGGGAGCGCGACGCTGCTGCATGGAGCGTCGATTCGATGTCAGATCTGCGCGAGGTACTCGGTGTCTGA
- a CDS encoding RNB domain-containing ribonuclease yields MQRRLSAPEIDFDAIRGELGVSEDYGGAALEEAGNARDRYAGQRADHRDLPLVTIDPPGSMDLDQAVHIATDGDGFVVDYAIADVAALIEPEGALDAESRRRGATVYFPDGSVPLHPRVLSEGSGSLLPGVERPAVLWTIRVGADGRIGDVAVRRALVRSVARLDYAGVTADAAAGRLHPSITALPAFGALRQRIALSRGAIELDLPDQEVVRDADGWSLQIAPHTPADRWNAQVSLLAKMCAGTLMADAGVGLLRTLPPAEPGAVQALRDTARAMGVDWPDKQGPGEFLAGLPADAPSTLALMSHAGSLMRGAGYLALDGGATPAPAAMVHAAIGGIYAHVTAPLRRLGDRFATEACLAISAGEPVPDWVMRALPTLPKILRSADSLGASADRLSIDLAEATVLAGRVGEVFDAVVLADADAKKPARIFIDDPAVIAGCSGNPASATRIRVRLIAADPVRRTVGFAPVS; encoded by the coding sequence GTGCAACGCAGACTGTCGGCGCCCGAGATCGACTTCGATGCCATCCGTGGGGAACTCGGCGTCAGCGAGGACTACGGTGGCGCCGCACTCGAGGAAGCCGGCAACGCGCGCGACCGATATGCCGGGCAGCGCGCGGACCACCGCGATCTACCCCTGGTGACGATCGACCCGCCCGGATCGATGGACCTCGATCAGGCCGTGCACATCGCCACCGACGGCGACGGGTTCGTGGTCGACTACGCGATCGCCGACGTCGCCGCCCTCATCGAACCGGAGGGCGCCCTCGACGCCGAGAGCCGCCGACGCGGCGCCACGGTGTACTTCCCCGACGGCTCGGTCCCGCTGCATCCGAGGGTCCTGTCGGAGGGCAGCGGTTCGCTGCTGCCGGGTGTGGAACGCCCGGCCGTGCTCTGGACCATCCGCGTCGGCGCCGACGGCCGGATCGGCGACGTGGCGGTGCGACGCGCGCTGGTGCGTTCGGTGGCCCGCCTCGACTACGCGGGTGTCACCGCCGACGCCGCGGCGGGCCGGCTGCACCCGTCGATCACGGCGCTACCGGCTTTCGGTGCGCTGCGGCAACGGATCGCCTTGTCGCGCGGCGCAATCGAACTCGACCTCCCCGACCAGGAGGTGGTGCGCGACGCCGACGGATGGAGCCTGCAGATAGCGCCGCACACACCCGCGGACAGGTGGAATGCCCAGGTGTCGTTGCTTGCCAAAATGTGCGCCGGAACCCTGATGGCCGATGCGGGCGTCGGGCTGCTGCGGACCCTGCCACCTGCCGAACCCGGTGCGGTGCAGGCATTGCGTGACACGGCACGAGCGATGGGTGTGGACTGGCCGGACAAGCAGGGGCCAGGAGAGTTCCTGGCCGGTCTACCGGCCGACGCGCCGTCGACCCTGGCGTTGATGTCGCACGCCGGCTCGCTTATGCGCGGTGCCGGGTATCTGGCCCTCGACGGCGGCGCGACGCCGGCGCCGGCGGCGATGGTGCACGCAGCGATCGGCGGGATCTATGCGCACGTCACCGCGCCGCTACGGCGGTTGGGTGATCGCTTCGCGACCGAGGCATGTCTGGCGATCAGCGCCGGCGAGCCGGTACCCGATTGGGTGATGCGCGCATTGCCCACCCTGCCGAAGATCCTGCGGTCGGCCGACTCCCTGGGAGCCTCGGCGGACCGGCTCTCGATCGACCTCGCCGAGGCGACGGTCCTCGCCGGCCGGGTCGGAGAGGTCTTCGACGCGGTGGTCCTCGCCGACGCCGACGCGAAGAAGCCGGCCCGGATCTTCATCGACGACCCGGCCGTCATCGCCGGCTGCAGCGGAAATCCCGCGTCGGCGACCAGGATTCGGGTACGACTGATCGCCGCCGACCCGGTACGACGCACCGTGGGGTTCGCGCCGGTCAGCTGA
- a CDS encoding zinc ribbon domain-containing protein — MKVDAGRQRLLLELADVDAGLARLDHRVGNLPEDAEIAETITAIEAARDDLVRAEIAAEDLDREYRRMDGEITGMRDREQKDSAQMTAGGLAPKALSELQHELTGLGRRRQVLEDDMLELMERQEALGSERDRASATIAHLEQRLAELRGRREEAVTAVDADKEALAARRTQIVAEVPDELLPIYERQRSAGKVGAGLLRARRCGACRMELDRGTLSGIAAAPDDEVIRCEECGAILIRTHESGL; from the coding sequence ATGAAGGTCGATGCCGGACGGCAACGACTCCTGCTCGAACTCGCCGACGTCGACGCCGGCCTGGCCCGACTCGACCATCGAGTCGGCAACCTGCCCGAGGACGCCGAGATCGCCGAGACGATCACCGCGATCGAGGCCGCCCGCGACGACCTCGTGCGCGCGGAGATCGCCGCGGAGGATCTCGACCGCGAGTACCGCCGCATGGATGGTGAGATCACCGGCATGCGAGATCGGGAACAGAAGGACTCGGCCCAGATGACCGCCGGTGGCCTTGCGCCGAAGGCATTGTCGGAGTTGCAACATGAGCTGACCGGATTGGGTCGGCGCCGGCAGGTCCTCGAGGACGACATGCTGGAACTGATGGAACGCCAGGAGGCACTCGGGTCCGAACGCGATCGGGCATCGGCGACCATCGCCCATCTCGAGCAGCGACTCGCCGAGCTGCGCGGTCGTCGGGAAGAGGCCGTGACCGCGGTGGACGCCGACAAGGAGGCGCTGGCGGCGCGGCGTACCCAGATCGTCGCCGAGGTGCCCGACGAACTGCTCCCGATCTACGAACGCCAGCGCAGCGCGGGCAAGGTCGGCGCGGGGCTGCTCCGCGCCCGCCGATGTGGCGCCTGCCGAATGGAACTCGATCGCGGGACGCTCTCCGGGATCGCCGCCGCGCCCGACGACGAGGTGATCCGCTGTGAGGAGTGTGGGGCGATCCTGATCCGGACCCACGAGTCGGGACTGTGA
- a CDS encoding low molecular weight protein-tyrosine-phosphatase, whose protein sequence is MSDQLHICFVCTGNICRSPMAQNIFAKSLHDAGLADRVEVSSCGTSGWHVGEAADNRARTELLAHGYSDAHIADQLGPDHIGADLFVAADAGHVKELERKRLGERTRLLRSFDPDAGDDLDLSDPYYGNADDFAVTREQIEAAVPGLLQWAREHLDDATG, encoded by the coding sequence GTGTCTGATCAACTACACATCTGTTTCGTCTGCACCGGCAACATCTGCCGGTCGCCGATGGCGCAGAACATCTTTGCCAAATCGCTGCACGACGCGGGGCTCGCCGACCGCGTCGAGGTGAGCAGCTGCGGGACGAGCGGCTGGCATGTCGGCGAGGCGGCCGACAACCGCGCGCGCACGGAGCTGCTGGCGCACGGCTACTCCGACGCCCACATCGCCGATCAGCTCGGGCCCGATCACATCGGTGCCGACCTGTTCGTCGCCGCCGACGCCGGACACGTCAAGGAACTCGAGCGCAAACGACTCGGTGAGCGCACCCGACTGTTGCGCAGCTTCGATCCCGACGCAGGCGACGATCTCGATCTGTCCGACCCGTACTACGGCAACGCCGACGATTTCGCCGTCACCCGCGAGCAGATCGAGGCCGCGGTACCGGGCCTGCTCCAGTGGGCCCGCGAACACCTCGACGACGCCACCGGCTGA
- a CDS encoding histidine phosphatase family protein, whose translation MAAPTRIVLVRHGQTALSVDRRYSGRGNPPLTDLGKTQALRAAQRAASEQPIAAVVSSPLDRARQTAQAITDLVGGQVVAEDDLIENDFGAWEGLTFSEANARDPEVHARWLGDESVPAPGGESFIQTAQRVIAAKDRLLQRYPGQTVVVVSHVTPIKSLLRHALDVGPQLLFRLHLDLASVSVAEFFPDGGAVVRCVNDTSHLR comes from the coding sequence ATGGCCGCCCCGACCCGCATCGTGTTGGTCCGTCACGGTCAGACCGCGCTGTCGGTGGACCGGCGGTACTCGGGGCGTGGCAACCCGCCACTGACCGACCTGGGAAAGACGCAGGCGCTGCGCGCGGCACAGCGGGCGGCGTCCGAACAGCCGATCGCCGCGGTCGTCAGCTCGCCTCTGGACCGGGCCAGGCAGACCGCGCAGGCGATCACCGACCTCGTGGGCGGCCAGGTGGTGGCCGAGGACGACCTCATCGAGAACGACTTCGGTGCATGGGAGGGACTGACCTTTTCCGAGGCCAACGCTCGCGACCCCGAGGTCCACGCCCGATGGCTCGGTGACGAGTCGGTGCCCGCGCCCGGTGGGGAGAGCTTCATCCAGACCGCCCAGCGGGTGATCGCCGCCAAGGACCGTCTGCTGCAGCGCTATCCGGGTCAAACCGTCGTCGTCGTCAGTCACGTCACCCCGATCAAGTCCCTGCTGCGCCACGCCCTCGACGTCGGACCGCAACTGTTGTTCCGGCTACACCTCGACCTGGCGTCGGTGTCGGTGGCCGAGTTCTTTCCCGACGGCGGCGCTGTCGTCCGCTGCGTCAATGACACCTCGCACCTCCGGTGA
- the pip gene encoding prolyl aminopeptidase codes for MRDFYPEIEPYASGHLPTTDGQQIYWETSGNPDGKPAVFVHGGPGGGTAPDQRRFFDPHRYRIVLFDQRGCGRSRPHIADGADLSVNTTSALIADMEALREHLDIDTWQVFGGSWGSTLGLAYAQTHPDRVSELVLRGIFLLRRSEIDWYYNGGAAHIYPDIWESYLAPIPAAERDGDLVAAYHRLLTSPEPEVAAAAARAWTGWEQATSYLIPKPEEAAAIKEDSGPRFDIAFASIENHYFVNHGFLDDGQLLRDIDRIADIPGVIVQGRYDVVCPMRSAWDLHRAWPSAQLHIVDDAGHASFEPGIRSTLIEATDAFAGDAR; via the coding sequence ATGCGCGACTTCTACCCCGAGATCGAGCCCTACGCCTCCGGCCACCTGCCCACCACCGACGGTCAGCAAATCTACTGGGAGACCTCCGGTAACCCCGATGGCAAACCCGCGGTCTTCGTCCACGGCGGTCCGGGCGGTGGGACCGCTCCGGATCAGCGTCGCTTCTTCGATCCGCACCGCTATCGGATCGTCCTGTTCGATCAGCGGGGCTGCGGCCGCTCCCGCCCGCACATCGCCGATGGCGCCGACCTCTCGGTGAACACGACAAGCGCACTCATCGCCGACATGGAGGCGCTGCGCGAGCACCTCGACATCGACACCTGGCAGGTGTTCGGGGGCTCCTGGGGATCGACACTCGGGTTGGCTTATGCGCAAACCCATCCGGATCGGGTGTCGGAGTTGGTCCTGCGCGGCATCTTCCTACTGCGGCGCAGCGAGATCGACTGGTATTACAACGGCGGTGCGGCGCACATCTACCCCGACATCTGGGAGTCCTATCTGGCGCCGATTCCCGCCGCCGAACGCGACGGTGATCTCGTGGCCGCCTATCACCGGCTGTTGACCTCACCCGAACCGGAGGTGGCCGCGGCCGCCGCCCGTGCCTGGACCGGCTGGGAACAGGCCACCAGCTACCTCATCCCGAAGCCCGAGGAGGCGGCGGCGATCAAGGAGGACTCCGGACCACGCTTCGACATCGCCTTCGCCTCGATCGAGAACCATTACTTCGTGAATCACGGCTTCCTCGACGACGGCCAACTCCTGCGCGACATCGACCGCATCGCCGACATCCCCGGCGTCATCGTGCAGGGCCGCTACGACGTCGTCTGCCCGATGCGCAGTGCGTGGGATCTGCACCGGGCGTGGCCGTCGGCACAGCTGCACATCGTCGACGACGCCGGGCACGCCTCCTTCGAGCCGGGCATCCGGAGCACACTCATCGAGGCGACCGACGCCTTCGCCGGCGACGCCAGGTGA
- a CDS encoding SURF1 family cytochrome oxidase biogenesis protein codes for MRALRNIRPGWIALIIVVAAFAAACFMVLAPWQLGKNSATSERNHLIKSAVGTAPVPINEVAPAGRGFVPSTEWREVTMTGTYLVDDQALVRLRSVDERPAIEVLTPFRIAGTDRVLAVDRGYVRPDQSNTPAIPAPPTGETTINARIRASEGTSEGRGARTEGNALTMYTVDPTQLAKATGTPMDPFYLQLSPNQPGSLGEIPLPQLDSGPYLSYGLQWLAFGVMAPLGAGYFIYSEIRQRRRASAAKKAHAAEAAAGPDPTTPDDTSGLNGAAQPEPAPHLLTRSERRKRMREELRAAAGTTTAPAPVDPDDIDEQSPAGIGVGPDTEHLSSTVRDKLTERYGG; via the coding sequence ATGCGCGCGCTGCGAAACATACGACCGGGGTGGATCGCCCTGATCATCGTTGTCGCCGCATTCGCGGCGGCATGTTTCATGGTGCTGGCGCCGTGGCAGCTCGGGAAGAACTCCGCGACGTCCGAGCGCAACCATCTGATCAAGAGTGCCGTCGGTACCGCCCCGGTACCGATCAACGAGGTGGCGCCCGCCGGAAGGGGATTCGTTCCCTCCACCGAGTGGCGTGAGGTGACGATGACCGGGACCTACCTCGTCGACGACCAGGCCCTCGTCCGCCTGCGTTCGGTCGACGAGCGACCGGCCATCGAGGTCCTCACCCCGTTCCGCATCGCGGGCACCGATCGCGTCCTGGCGGTCGATCGCGGCTACGTTCGCCCGGATCAGAGCAACACGCCCGCGATCCCTGCGCCCCCGACAGGCGAGACGACCATCAACGCCCGCATCCGGGCTTCGGAGGGCACGTCAGAAGGCCGCGGCGCGCGGACCGAAGGCAACGCGCTCACCATGTACACGGTCGACCCGACCCAGCTGGCCAAGGCGACCGGCACCCCGATGGACCCGTTCTATCTGCAGTTGTCGCCGAATCAACCCGGCTCACTCGGCGAGATCCCACTGCCACAACTGGATTCGGGCCCCTACCTCTCCTACGGCCTGCAGTGGCTGGCCTTCGGTGTGATGGCACCGCTGGGAGCCGGATACTTCATCTACTCCGAAATTCGTCAACGTCGACGAGCTTCCGCCGCCAAGAAAGCCCACGCGGCCGAGGCCGCCGCCGGTCCCGACCCGACGACCCCCGACGACACCTCCGGACTCAACGGTGCCGCACAACCCGAGCCGGCCCCACATCTGCTGACGCGATCCGAACGCCGCAAACGCATGCGCGAGGAACTGCGCGCAGCAGCCGGAACAACCACCGCGCCCGCTCCGGTCGACCCCGACGACATCGACGAGCAATCGCCCGCCGGCATCGGCGTCGGACCCGACACCGAGCACTTGTCGTCCACGGTGCGCGACAAACTCACCGAACGCTACGGCGGCTGA
- a CDS encoding CYTH and CHAD domain-containing protein: MATEQVEVELKFDVKAGTATPDLRVLPGVVGAREPETFTLDATYFDTDNLDLAGNRITLRRRTGGHDSGWHLKRPSGIPGARRELQIAFDEAPADGDLPDALLIPVLALTRHRSLIPVAVISTSRTITTLFGVDEEPLAEFAEDLVTARSLLHGGEVAQWAEWEFELLSGGTPRLLKAAHKLLRSAGGSEPSSASKLARAIGSTPTTTVEPRLPKRPSALELVVTDLTLHRNALLTYDPEVRVDAPDAVHQMRVATRRFRSVLSGFPTVLDPHRTAHINDELRLLARILGDARDSEVQLEIDTALLRGESPSEALVSALTGTESDSHDRAIRAAHAAMNSERYFRLLDDIDVLITDPPAGPDADMPAAAAVDAAIAKSRKKIRKAQEELATFPEGSHEWQEQVHVIRKRAKKLRYATDAGEPLGIKRYQKTAAVAKKIQSALGDFNDTRINRARLAELAERTDLPGRDMFLLGRLDALQEAAGARALDAYRKAAKDL; this comes from the coding sequence GTGGCAACCGAACAGGTCGAGGTAGAGCTGAAGTTCGACGTCAAAGCCGGAACCGCCACCCCCGACCTGCGGGTGTTGCCCGGCGTCGTCGGCGCACGTGAACCGGAGACGTTCACCCTCGACGCCACGTACTTCGACACCGACAACCTGGATCTGGCAGGCAATCGGATCACCCTGCGCCGTCGCACCGGCGGCCACGACAGCGGCTGGCATCTCAAGCGTCCCAGCGGAATTCCCGGCGCACGCCGCGAATTGCAGATCGCGTTCGACGAGGCACCCGCCGACGGCGACCTCCCCGATGCCCTGTTGATCCCGGTGCTCGCGCTCACCCGGCACCGCAGCCTGATCCCGGTGGCGGTGATCTCCACCTCCCGCACCATCACCACCCTGTTCGGGGTCGACGAGGAGCCGCTCGCGGAGTTCGCCGAGGACCTCGTGACCGCGCGGTCGCTGCTGCACGGCGGCGAGGTCGCGCAGTGGGCCGAGTGGGAGTTCGAGTTGCTCTCCGGCGGTACTCCCCGATTGCTGAAGGCTGCCCACAAGTTGCTGCGCTCGGCCGGCGGATCGGAACCGTCGAGTGCCTCGAAGCTGGCCCGTGCCATCGGTTCCACCCCGACGACGACCGTCGAACCCCGGTTGCCCAAACGCCCCTCGGCGCTGGAGCTGGTGGTCACCGACCTGACCCTGCATCGCAATGCCCTGCTCACCTACGACCCCGAGGTCCGGGTCGACGCGCCCGACGCCGTGCATCAGATGCGGGTGGCTACCCGCCGATTCCGCAGTGTGCTCTCGGGTTTCCCGACGGTCCTCGACCCGCACCGGACCGCCCACATCAACGACGAGCTGCGCCTGCTCGCCCGAATCCTCGGTGACGCACGGGATTCGGAGGTCCAGCTCGAGATCGACACCGCCCTGTTGCGTGGGGAGTCGCCGTCGGAGGCCTTGGTCTCGGCGCTGACGGGGACCGAGTCGGACTCGCATGATCGCGCGATCCGCGCCGCCCATGCAGCGATGAACTCCGAGCGCTACTTCCGGCTGCTCGACGACATCGACGTCCTGATCACCGATCCGCCGGCCGGGCCCGACGCCGACATGCCCGCGGCCGCGGCGGTCGATGCGGCGATCGCCAAGAGCCGCAAGAAGATCCGGAAGGCTCAGGAAGAGCTCGCCACCTTCCCCGAGGGGTCGCACGAGTGGCAGGAACAGGTGCACGTCATCCGCAAGCGGGCCAAGAAGTTGCGCTACGCCACAGATGCGGGAGAACCGTTGGGCATCAAGCGCTATCAGAAGACCGCCGCGGTGGCGAAGAAGATCCAGTCGGCGCTCGGCGATTTCAACGACACCCGGATCAACCGGGCGCGCCTGGCCGAGCTTGCCGAGCGCACCGACCTCCCCGGTCGCGACATGTTCCTGCTCGGCCGCCTCGACGCCCTGCAGGAGGCCGCCGGAGCACGCGCCCTCGATGCCTACCGCAAGGCCGCCAAAGACCTCTGA
- the cobC gene encoding Rv2231c family pyridoxal phosphate-dependent protein CobC: MTSGLHALDRHGDRDSTVGMLDFAVNVRGAAPPFVQAAIASTLDDLARYPTTDQTDHTTGIIADLHGRPTDEVMLLAGASDGFELLPKLGAAHAALVQPSFTEPELVLRAAGIPITQVIGRPDTPLAELAADIPDDADLVVVGNPTNPTSVLHAAESIAALRRPGRLVVVDEAFADLTLDPVTGACEPQSLADRRADDVIVMRSVTKTFGLAGLRAGYLLAAPEVIERAAAGRRAWPLSTPALAALAACCGPDGQRFCSEQAELVAIERDHLLARLTEVGVIPCAPPAAPFVLVEISGALAVRESLRDQGIAVRSCANFVGLTDDHLRLAVRPAAQVDRLVTALDRAREEITVGSA, translated from the coding sequence ATGACATCCGGGCTGCATGCGCTCGACCGGCACGGCGACCGGGACAGCACCGTGGGCATGCTGGATTTCGCCGTCAACGTGCGCGGAGCCGCACCGCCGTTCGTGCAGGCGGCCATCGCCTCCACCCTCGACGACCTGGCCCGATACCCGACGACCGACCAGACCGATCACACCACCGGGATCATCGCCGACCTGCACGGCCGTCCCACTGACGAGGTGATGCTCCTCGCCGGCGCCTCCGACGGATTCGAGCTGCTGCCGAAACTGGGTGCGGCACATGCGGCCCTGGTGCAGCCGTCGTTCACCGAACCGGAACTCGTGTTGCGGGCCGCGGGGATTCCGATCACCCAGGTCATCGGCCGGCCCGACACGCCGCTGGCAGAGCTGGCCGCCGACATCCCCGACGACGCCGACCTCGTGGTCGTCGGCAACCCCACGAACCCGACGTCGGTGCTGCACGCTGCGGAGTCGATCGCAGCGCTTCGACGTCCCGGACGACTCGTCGTCGTCGACGAGGCGTTCGCCGATCTGACCCTCGATCCGGTGACCGGGGCGTGCGAGCCGCAGTCGCTGGCCGACCGGCGAGCCGACGACGTCATCGTGATGCGCAGTGTCACCAAGACTTTCGGACTGGCCGGACTGCGTGCCGGTTACCTGCTCGCGGCGCCCGAGGTGATCGAACGGGCAGCGGCCGGGCGCCGCGCCTGGCCACTGTCCACGCCTGCGCTCGCCGCGCTGGCCGCCTGTTGCGGACCCGACGGGCAACGCTTCTGTTCCGAGCAGGCCGAGCTCGTCGCCATCGAACGCGACCATCTGCTCGCGCGACTTACCGAGGTCGGAGTGATCCCGTGCGCGCCGCCCGCGGCGCCGTTCGTGCTCGTCGAGATCTCCGGTGCACTGGCGGTGCGAGAAAGCTTGCGAGACCAGGGGATCGCCGTGCGCAGTTGCGCGAACTTCGTCGGACTGACCGACGACCACCTACGGTTGGCGGTGCGCCCGGCGGCGCAGGTCGATCGGCTGGTCACGGCGCTCGACCGGGCGCGAGAGGAGATCACCGTTGGCAGCGCATGA
- a CDS encoding Nif3-like dinuclear metal center hexameric protein, whose translation MSVADVVAVLEAAYPPRLAESWDAVGLVCGDPSEPAGPVLVCVDVTDDVVTTACAQGHRMIVAHHPLLLRGVESVAADTPKGRIVHRLIRAGIALFTAHTNADKADPGVSDALAAALGLREVAPIDPEPLPPVDKWVVMVPEGNAEQVSEAMFAAGAGAIGDYRDCAWSVVGVGQFEPKPGANPTIGEIGQRERVDEARVEMVAARGLRTAVLAALRDSHPYEEPAFDILELAAIPSALGLGRVGVLAEPMTAAQFAQRAAHALRTPWGVRATGPADRQIRTVAVCGGAGDSLLASVARLGVDAYLTGDLRHHPVDEALRSGGAVLLDAGHWATEFPWCRQAAERITAATGCVAECHDEPTDPFTVHTSA comes from the coding sequence GTGAGTGTCGCCGACGTGGTGGCAGTGCTGGAGGCCGCGTATCCGCCGCGCCTGGCGGAGAGCTGGGACGCCGTCGGGCTCGTATGCGGGGACCCGAGCGAACCGGCCGGGCCGGTCCTGGTGTGCGTCGACGTCACCGACGACGTGGTCACCACGGCATGCGCGCAGGGTCACCGGATGATCGTGGCACACCACCCGTTGCTGCTGCGGGGTGTGGAGTCGGTCGCTGCCGACACACCCAAGGGCCGCATCGTCCACCGACTCATCAGGGCCGGTATCGCCCTGTTCACCGCCCACACCAACGCCGACAAGGCCGATCCCGGTGTGTCCGACGCGCTCGCCGCCGCACTCGGACTCCGTGAGGTCGCGCCCATCGACCCCGAACCGCTACCGCCCGTCGACAAGTGGGTGGTGATGGTGCCCGAGGGCAACGCCGAACAGGTCAGCGAGGCCATGTTCGCCGCCGGAGCCGGAGCGATCGGCGACTACCGCGACTGCGCATGGTCGGTGGTCGGCGTCGGCCAGTTCGAGCCGAAACCGGGTGCCAACCCGACCATCGGTGAGATCGGGCAGCGTGAACGCGTGGACGAAGCGCGCGTGGAGATGGTTGCCGCCCGAGGGCTGCGAACCGCGGTCCTCGCCGCATTGCGCGACTCCCACCCGTACGAGGAACCTGCCTTCGACATCCTCGAACTCGCCGCGATCCCGTCGGCGCTCGGTCTCGGCCGCGTCGGTGTGCTGGCCGAACCGATGACCGCGGCGCAGTTCGCGCAACGCGCGGCCCACGCGCTGCGTACGCCATGGGGCGTGCGTGCCACCGGCCCGGCCGACCGACAGATCAGAACGGTCGCGGTCTGCGGCGGCGCCGGTGATTCCCTGCTGGCCTCCGTCGCCCGGCTCGGCGTCGACGCCTATCTGACCGGCGACCTCCGCCATCATCCGGTGGACGAGGCGCTGCGGTCCGGCGGCGCGGTGCTCCTCGACGCCGGGCACTGGGCCACCGAGTTCCCCTGGTGCCGGCAGGCCGCCGAACGGATCACTGCCGCCACCGGATGTGTGGCGGAGTGCCACGACGAACCCACCGATCCGTTCACCGTGCACACGTCGGCCTGA